From the Maioricimonas rarisocia genome, one window contains:
- a CDS encoding ATPase, T2SS/T4P/T4SS family: protein MIFGFGRNREEEEDEQDEELELVLFQGALNGKDANLAANKRLVELALLRSKEMVSDALNRRAEMIRLDPKGKAAVVTIFIDGVPYAGERMPVQAGTAVTQMIKLLAGLDIKVRNKPQSGGIRAEFDEKPFELRVDAIPLKTGGERLMIRAQNTDLKLETPDDVGIPMELREKIREVSANRRGVILAAGAPMSGVSTTAMAMMRCIDAYLYSIYNLADLGGRDLVHITNFEKKPDDTLEQTIGRAIRSEADVLFVDPLTDEEIAKTIFDLSAKVCFATEMKAPDGARAILQLNKWLGDPKLTADRLLMIVSSKLIRKLCKDCKQAFRPNPKLVQKVGLPPETKVLYRTPQPIEVDGKIEEPEPCRFCGGIGYFGRTAMFEVIEMTEGVKKVVAAGGDAAAIKQQARKEKMSSLRSEGLRLVAEGVTSLEELQRAFKTG, encoded by the coding sequence ATTCGGTAGAAATCGTGAGGAAGAGGAAGATGAACAGGACGAGGAACTGGAACTTGTTCTGTTTCAGGGGGCGTTGAACGGGAAGGACGCCAATCTGGCGGCCAACAAGCGGCTGGTCGAACTGGCCCTGCTCCGTTCGAAGGAAATGGTCAGCGACGCGCTGAACCGCCGGGCCGAGATGATCCGACTCGACCCGAAGGGAAAGGCGGCGGTCGTCACGATCTTCATCGATGGCGTTCCGTACGCTGGCGAGCGGATGCCGGTCCAGGCGGGGACGGCGGTCACGCAGATGATCAAGCTGCTGGCCGGCCTGGACATCAAGGTTCGCAACAAGCCGCAGTCGGGCGGTATTCGGGCCGAGTTCGACGAGAAGCCGTTCGAGCTGCGGGTCGACGCGATTCCGCTGAAGACCGGTGGCGAGCGGCTGATGATTCGTGCCCAGAACACGGACCTGAAGCTCGAGACGCCGGACGATGTCGGGATCCCGATGGAACTGCGGGAGAAGATTCGCGAGGTCAGCGCCAATCGTCGGGGAGTGATTCTGGCGGCCGGTGCCCCGATGTCGGGCGTGTCGACGACCGCCATGGCGATGATGCGCTGTATCGACGCCTATCTGTATTCGATCTACAACCTGGCCGATCTGGGCGGCCGGGACCTCGTGCACATCACGAACTTCGAGAAGAAGCCGGACGACACGCTCGAGCAGACGATCGGGCGGGCGATTCGTTCCGAGGCGGATGTCCTGTTTGTCGATCCGCTGACGGACGAGGAGATTGCAAAGACGATCTTCGATCTGTCCGCGAAGGTCTGCTTTGCGACCGAGATGAAGGCGCCCGACGGGGCCAGAGCGATTCTGCAGCTCAACAAGTGGCTGGGGGATCCCAAGTTGACGGCCGACCGGCTGCTGATGATCGTGTCGTCGAAGCTGATCCGCAAACTGTGCAAGGACTGCAAGCAGGCGTTCCGTCCGAATCCGAAGCTGGTCCAGAAGGTGGGCCTGCCGCCGGAGACCAAGGTGCTCTACCGGACACCCCAGCCGATTGAAGTCGATGGGAAGATCGAAGAGCCGGAGCCGTGCCGGTTCTGTGGGGGAATTGGTTACTTCGGCCGGACCGCGATGTTCGAGGTCATCGAGATGACCGAAGGAGTCAAGAAAGTCGTGGCTGCAGGTGGTGACGCTGCCGCGATCAAACAACAGGCCCGCAAGGAGAAAATGTCGTCTCTCCGTAGTGAAGGCCTGCGACTCGTCGCCGAAGGTGTCACATCGCTCGAAGAATTGCAGCGGGCGTTCAAGACCGGGTAA